In Cyanobium sp. WAJ14-Wanaka, the following are encoded in one genomic region:
- a CDS encoding phosphodiester glycosidase family protein: MAPLLLAWAPQAGAMPWGSPPPPPPPLETPAPARGTAEGRRLVIQGRQQEARWLWIGSSSSEPEALWIPLEVLEGQLGVVRRRSEGSVELEWFGQTLLAGAGEQRSLDDEVAVDALPLFRAVGLATTRRGGVLELRLPPSQLLQVRSSKSGVWRRVVLDLTGPVVAGRSDGTWLVDLDSSGQQRDQLGALGLVASQNDNQLQLRPGRAEGARLFSLGDPYRLVLEFSQAGDATAGGTAGSAGGSAPRSLDPRLQRLLGQQISWDRLERRGIRLNAVRVDPRTAPIQLRLLTNPSGMEGLSSVQALANTQRAIVAINGGYFNRVKRLPLGALKSDGQWLSGPILNRGVAAWQAGSLPRFGRLSLEEAVSGADGQRLPVAALNSGYVQRGISRYGPEWGPSYRALSGGESALVLSRGVVERRYGSRDLEFGVPLRRGEILLVGRGGVELPWLEGTAIKLTSRASNDLGQAPFVMGGGPLLLLDGRIVLNGGAETFSSGFLNQGAPRTVIGSDGKQLWLITLEGTQDSGPSLGETARVLQELGLRDALNLDGGSSTGLVMGGTMPVKGRGVVGAVHNGLGLVPSAGSSQ; this comes from the coding sequence GTGGCGCCTTTGCTGTTGGCCTGGGCCCCCCAGGCTGGGGCCATGCCCTGGGGCAGCCCGCCGCCACCGCCGCCGCCACTTGAAACGCCCGCCCCAGCAAGGGGCACTGCTGAAGGGCGCCGGCTCGTAATTCAGGGTCGCCAGCAGGAGGCCCGCTGGCTGTGGATTGGCAGCAGCAGCAGCGAACCGGAGGCCCTTTGGATTCCCCTCGAGGTGCTGGAAGGCCAACTGGGGGTGGTGCGCCGCAGAAGTGAAGGCAGTGTCGAACTGGAGTGGTTCGGCCAAACCCTGCTGGCGGGAGCTGGCGAGCAACGCTCCCTCGACGACGAAGTGGCGGTAGACGCGCTGCCCCTGTTTCGGGCCGTGGGTTTGGCAACTACCCGCCGGGGCGGTGTATTGGAGTTGCGGCTGCCCCCCAGCCAGCTACTGCAGGTGCGCAGCTCGAAGAGCGGGGTCTGGCGCAGGGTCGTGCTCGACCTCACCGGCCCAGTCGTGGCTGGCCGCAGTGACGGCACCTGGTTGGTCGATTTGGACAGCAGTGGGCAACAAAGGGACCAGCTGGGGGCCCTGGGCCTGGTAGCCAGCCAAAACGACAACCAATTGCAACTAAGGCCCGGCCGCGCCGAGGGAGCCCGTTTGTTCAGCCTCGGGGATCCCTACCGGCTGGTGCTGGAGTTTTCCCAGGCCGGCGATGCAACAGCTGGCGGAACAGCTGGGAGCGCCGGGGGAAGTGCCCCTCGGAGCCTGGATCCCCGGCTGCAGCGGCTGCTGGGCCAACAAATCAGCTGGGATCGTCTGGAGCGCCGGGGGATCCGCTTGAACGCCGTACGCGTCGATCCCCGCACTGCGCCCATTCAGCTGCGTCTATTGACCAACCCCTCGGGCATGGAGGGCCTCAGCTCCGTGCAGGCCTTGGCCAACACCCAGCGAGCCATCGTTGCGATCAATGGCGGCTATTTCAACCGGGTCAAGCGACTGCCCTTGGGGGCCCTCAAGAGTGATGGCCAATGGCTTTCTGGCCCGATCCTGAACCGGGGGGTGGCTGCCTGGCAAGCCGGCAGCCTGCCCCGCTTTGGCCGGCTCTCCCTGGAGGAAGCGGTCAGCGGAGCAGATGGCCAACGATTGCCAGTGGCTGCCCTCAACAGCGGCTATGTGCAGCGGGGGATCAGCCGCTACGGGCCTGAATGGGGGCCCAGCTACCGGGCCCTAAGCGGCGGAGAAAGCGCCCTGGTGCTGAGCAGGGGCGTGGTGGAAAGGCGCTACGGCAGCCGCGACCTCGAATTTGGCGTGCCCCTGCGGCGGGGCGAAATCCTGCTGGTGGGCCGTGGCGGCGTCGAACTGCCCTGGCTTGAGGGCACCGCCATCAAGCTCACCAGTCGGGCCAGCAACGACCTCGGCCAGGCCCCCTTCGTAATGGGGGGAGGCCCACTGCTCCTGCTTGATGGCCGGATCGTGCTCAATGGAGGTGCCGAAACCTTCAGCTCCGGCTTCCTCAACCAGGGAGCCCCCCGCACCGTGATCGGCAGCGACGGCAAACAGCTCTGGTTGATCACCCTTGAGGGCACCCAGGACAGTGGGCCCAGCCTGGGTGAAACGGCCCGGGTGCTGCAGGAGCTTGGCCTGAGGGATGCGCTCAACCTTGATGGGGGCAGCTCCACTGGCCTGGTGATGGGGGGCACGATGCCAGTGAAGGGTCGGGGCGTGGTCGGGGCTGTGCACAACGGCCTGGGCCTGGTGCCCTCAGCCGGCTCCAGCCAGTAG